AGCGCTGATGAAATCTGTGAACGCGTTGCTACCCGCCAACGGACAACTGCCGGTGATGCCTGCACAGACCACTGCGCCCATCCGTGCCGTGGACCTGCCGCCCGAGGTGAAGCGGCAGACCGAGCAGCTGATCAACCGAATGTTCGAGGAAATGCGGACGATCTTCACCGCCTGGAAACAGGCGTGGCCGACACAGGCGCTGTACCTGGTGGCGAAGGCGACCTGGACGCAGACGATGCTCGAGGAGGGCATTACCGATTGGGCGCAGGTGGAGCGGGCGCTGCGGGCGTGGCGGGCGGAGGGGGTCGAGTTTGTGCCGTCGCCGGGGAAGTTCTTCGCCCGCTGCTGGCCGACGCCGGAGGAGCTGGGAGCGCCTGGCACCGAGGCTGCGTACTGGGAGGCCCAGCGCAACAGTCACCCGTCAATGGCGGGTCATGAGCGCTGGAGCCACCGGGCGGTATTCCATGCGGCCAATGCGTGCAGCCGGCACAGCCTGCTGACCCTGCCTGCCGATGTGAGCCGGCTGAAGTTCGAGAAGGCGTATCAGGCGGTGATTCAGCGTATCGCCCGCGGTGAGGACTTGCCGGAGCCTGCGCCGTTGCTGCCGGCCGATGTGAAGCGAAAGGGTGACCCGGGCAAGGCCCGTGAGGCCTTGGCGGCGTTGCGGGCGGCTGTGAGCGGGGTGGCGGTATGAGGGAGCGTGAATTGCTGGAGCTGGCGGCTAAGGCGTATGGAATTGGACCGGTTATAGGCTTCGAAGACGGGCAACTGGTGATCGGCCCGATTCGCCAAAGGCGATATTGGGGCCCGCTCAACCAAGACGGCGATGCGGCGCGACTCGCTGCCAAGCTGAACATGGATGTCTCGTTTCGCGGGGAGGGCGACGAGCGAGTCGTACAGGTCAACGACACGATCATGTTCGTGAACAGCGACCTGGCTTGCGGAAACGAAATGAAGGCCTACCGAGAAGCGGTAGTTTCCGTCGCTGCCGAAATCGGGAGGTTGTTATGAGTCATCAGTTCAAGGCGGGGGATTTGGCGCTGACGCTGGTTGAAAACAAGGACTGGCCGGCGGGTTGCGTCGTCAGCTTGTATCTCTTCGTCCCAGAGGGCTCGACCGTTCGCGCTCCAAACGGGGTGTTCCATATGGATCGGGCCTGCTGGGTGTGTACCCGGGAAGGGCATGACTACGCCCAAGAATATTCGCCGAATCAGCTTATGCCCCTACGCGGCGACTTCCAGCCAGAGCGCGAAAAGGCGCAGGAGGTGCCGGTATGAGCGAGATCGAGATCGAGCGGCGCATGCAGCTGGACCTGCGCGGAGCGGTGCAGGAGAAGATTCAGCGTGGCTACGAGATCGTCAGCCGCGACCCGATCAGGCTGCGCCGGGTGGGCTGCGGGACGCAGTACGAGCTGCGCGGCAGAGTGCTGATCCAGATGCCGGTGAGCGAGACGACTGATGCATGACCGAGGAGGAGCGTTGTGCGGTACGCGCTGGCTGCAATCTGGCGACCCTGAGTGCCGCTGCGAAGGCAGCGCTGACGCAGGAGAGGGCAGCCAGTGCGGAGCGGCAGAGGTTGATTTACCAGCAGGCGGAGCGCTTGCACCGGATGAAGCGCAACAGCCTGAAGATTGAGCCAGAACTGGCCAAGTTGGGCGATCTGGAACCGGCCGTGCGCCGGCACCTGAAGAAGCTGATAGGAGCGGGACCGAATGGAGCAAGCCAGGGCAGTTGAGGGAGAGGCTGTTGAGCGCAAGACGGAGTACGCAGGGGTGACGATTCTGCGGTGGTTTGGGCTTTCGCTGGTTGGTTGGGTGGTGTTGGCGGGGCTGGCAGTGGTGGTTTGGGGCCTGTTGGTGCGGTTGATGTTCTGGTGGTGCAGCTGATGGCGTGTGTAGCGGTGGCGTTGAGCGATGCCGAGATCAAGCGGCAGGCGGAGGGGAGTGCGGCGGAGTTGCGCGACCCTCGGCATACGGGGCTGCGCTTGCGGTTCAGGCAGGATCGGGCCGGGGGCAGCTGGTTTCTGATCAAGGCGAAGAAGTGGCACAAGCTGGGCACCTGGCCGGAGTTGCCGGTGAAGACGGTGGTGGGGATGTTGCCGGAGGTGCGGGCGCGGTTGGCGGCGGATCCGGGGGCGTCTTTCGGCTCGTCGCAATGGCGGACGGTAGGCGAACTGCTTGAGTGGTACCGGGAGCGGTCCCAGCGTGACCGTGGGCTGTCGGCCAAGCGTCGAGCGGGCATCAAGTCGATGGTGGACTGCCACATGCTGCCGCGTCTGAAGGACGTTCTGTTGGCCGATCTCGACCGACCTCTGCTGGACCGCAAACTGATGTGGCCGCTGCAGGAGGAGCTTTCGCTGTCTTACACGCGCCAGGTGTTGCGAGCGCTGAGCAGCGCCTTCAAGCAGGCATTGCGGCTGCAGCTCATACCCAGCAATCCGCTGGACGGGGTTCGCTTCGTGGACTTCGTGCAGACGAAGGTGAAGCCCAAGGCGGCGCGGTTGCATGCGATGGATGTGCCGCGTCTGCTGCTGACGCTTCAGGACCTCTGGGATCGGGACCGGCAGGGCGCTCTACTGGCGCTGATGATGCTCTGCCACGGCACCCGGATTGGCGAGACCCGTCAGGCACGCTGGCGGCACATCAGCCTCAGCGACCGTGTGTGGATCATCCCTGCCGAAGTGACCAAGACCCGTACGGAGCATCAGTTGCCACTGACGGCGCAAGTCTGTGCGCTGCTGGAGCGGTACAGGGATGGCCTTGGTGCGAGACACAGAGATAGCGCATTTGTGTTTCCAGCGACTCCCGGCAAGTGCCTCAGTGAGAAGGGTGCCAGCGAGAAGTTCTGCCAGATGACGGGGGGCAACTGGTCGAGCCACGATCTGCGCAAGCTGGCCCGGACCGGATGGGCAGAGCTGGGCGTGGATTACCTGATCGGCGAGATGCTGCTGAACCACCAGATGAGCGCGATGGCGCGGACGTACATCCAGACCAGTGCGGATACCTTGAAGCGGGAGGCGCTGGAGAGGTGGCACGAGTGGTTAGATGCGCGGGGCTTCACCGCCGTTCATGGGTTGATCGACGGAGACAATGCGGATTGCGCTTTTCCTGCCGAGGCCGCATTGCAGAAGGCCGCGCAACGCAATGCCGCGTCCGCAATAGTGGAGGTACAGACGCATGGTTAAGCGCTGGGCGTCGGTACCGAAAAGCGCTTCGAAGGCCTCAGCCGGCAAGGTCGCCATACAGGCGCTGGGGCGACTCAAGCAAGGCCAGATGAACAAAACCGAGCAGGCTTATGCGGCGCACCTGGAGTTGCTAAAGGCCTGCGGCGAGGTGCTCTGGTACAGCTTCGAGGGTATGAAGTTTCGCCTGGCTGATTCAACCTTTTACACGCCTGACTTCCCGGGGATGCTGGCTGACGGTCACATCGAGATTCACGAGGTGAAGGGCGTCTGGACGGATGATGCCCGGGTGAAAATCAAGGTAGCGGCAGAGCTGTTCCCGTTCCCGTTTGTTGCAGTGAAGAAGGCGAAGACGGGGTGGGCCTATGAGCGCTTCGAATAAGCGGATCCAGTGGGAGCGCGTCGAGCCGGGCCTCGATGTCTGGGAAGCGGCCGGCGGTTACCGTCGCGAGCGGTATCGTCTGCGGGAGCGTGAAATATTCATCGTGACATGCCAGCGTGACGGCGGGTATTTCTTCAGCCATGACCCTGACGATCTGGACAAGTGCGTGCGCATCCACATGGAGGAGCACCAGTGAAGCGATCAGGGCCGGACTTGATGCAGCAGGTGACGATGCCGGAGCGCTGCGAGACCTGCAAAGGGCGCGGGGTGGTGCTCGGTGTTTTTCATGAACTGGACTGCCAGCCGTGCGAGGGGATCGGCTGGCTGCCGTCGGCAGGCCGCGATCTAGCCGTTGAGCTGGGCCGTATGTTGACGAAGCTGTATGCACACAATCGGCTGCTTCAAGCGCAGATGCCGCAACCAGCGGGTGCCGAAAGGGATTACCAAGCCAGCCCACGCGATGGCGCGCGCGGGCACTACACAGGGGACTGAGCCATGACCAAATGCGACGCGGAAAACTTGCTGCAGAACTGGGGCCGCTGGGTGTGGTATCAGGCTGGGGTTCCTACATATACGAGCCCCCTTTACGCGCTTATGCGTGACAACGTTGCTCAGACTTCAGCGCCAACCCCGGCTATTACCGACGACGAGGCGATGCTCGTAGACTCGATCGTGGCCAGAATGTGGCGTCGCGACGCGCAGATGGGAGACTGCGTTAGAGTTTACTACTGCACTGGGAGGTCGATGCACTCCGTCGGAATACTGCTTGGTCTGCCGAGGCTCAAAGTCCGAGAATTACTAGTTGCCGGAAGGGCTTACGTCGAGGCATGCCTCGACATGGCAGTCGTTGCCGCGTGAACTGAGTTGACTAGATCGAATACATCAATTAAGAAATCGGTTCGCGAACTCATCCAAGGAAAGGAATATGAAGCAAGGTCTAATCGCTTGTCTCTCTGCTGGATTCATCGCGGGGTGTGCTAGTCAACCACAGCTTACGAGAGACGAAGCGGCAATCGCTGCTGTGGACGCTAAGATCCTCGCTGCCCAGCAGCGGGATATCGAACCAGCCGACACGGGACGGACGCCTGCTGTTGGCTCGTTGCCAGACGTCGCAGTTCCACAGTCGACGGGTGGGGGCGGTGCCGATAGCAAGACCGTAGAAGACCTGCTTGCCGAACTCCAAACAGGCAATGTGGCGCTTGCTGCGGTTTTCCCTAATGCGGTATCCGCGGAAACCGACTACGCCTCCAGTTTGACTCCGCTCGACACTACCTTGAAAGTCAATCAATATCTGGAGCCCTGCGACACGTTCTTCGGAACCAGCAAGGTAGAAGCCGAAAACGGCGTATCGACCAGCTTGGTTATTACCGGAGTCGGGCTGGTCGCGGGGACTATGATTACCCCAGCACTATTAGCGGCGGCCCCCGCCGGAAACGCTGCATGGATCGCCCTTTCCAGCGGGCTGGCCGGAGCTTCCGCGGTAACCGTCAATGCGCTCGATGCTGCTGGTAAAAGTGGTAAGCACGGTTATGACTCGATGAACAAGGTGCGGCAGGAAATTAAGGGGCATGTGGCAGTCGCCATGAATGAAGCGAAGAAACCTTCCGAACGGCTACAGGCCGCGGCTGAGGCGGCGGTAGCGTGTAAATACCCGCTTTATCACGTGCCAGAGTTTAAAGTTGAAGACGGTTGATTTGTTAACAGCATTAACGTAGTTTTGCTTCATCTTGCGGTTTTACCGCTCAGGAACTCGAAACCCGGCCACCGCGCCGGGTTTTTTGTTGCCCAAACGTGCCCGCCTCGTGCGGGCATTTCTGTTTCTGGCTCCTGCACCTCTTCTCAGCTCCGAGCGGATAGATGCGTGACGGGAGCCAGGATCTACTTCCACGCGCTACGGACGGCCTGACAGCCACGCCTGGGAACACCCACCTATGAGGACGAGAGAGATGAGCGAGCCGGCTACTACAACTGCTGGCGGGCTGGCCCTGTACAAGATTGCGGCTTTCTGCGGCGTATTCGCGGTGCTGGCAGCGATCGTAGTCATGGCCATGACCATGCCGCGCAACCCTCGTGAGTACGGGGTTGCTCTCGTCTGTACCGTGGTGTCGGGACTCGCTGGCGGCGCGTTCGTCGTGCGCTGGTACGAGATGGCACATTGGGCTAATGACTACCTGGGCCTTGTCGCCATCGGAGGCGTGATCTTCGTGTGCAGCCTGCCGGGCTGGGTTTTGGTGCGCGCCTACTTCGCCTACGTCGAGGCGCGCAAGGAGCTGACCCTGCTCGAGCTGATCGTCGAGATCAAAGGGGCCATCTGGAAGTGATCAACATCGTTCCTGTCGGGTTCGCTGCAGCCCGCAAGGAGCTGGCCCGGCAGGAGAAGCAGATACCGTTCGCAACGGCCTTGGCGCTGACGCGGACGGCTCAGATCGCCGAGCGTGCGATCAAGCAGGAGATGGAGTCGGTGTTCGACCGGCCCACACGTTGGACGCTGAATAGCCTTCGCCTGATCCCCGCCAAGAAGACCAAGCTTCAGGCTCGCGTCGACCTGAAGGACGAGGCAGCCAAGGGCGTTCCTGCTGCACGCTGGCTGAACCCGGAGATCAAGGGCGGGCCGCGTCAGGACAAGCGCAGCGAGAAGCTACTCAGGGCGCGCGGGATCCTGCCCAATGACAAGTACATTGCCCCGGCTAAAAGCATGCGGCTCGATAAGTCGGGCAACGTGAGGCTCGGACAGATGCAGAAGATTCTGTCAGGGCTGGGTGCGCAGTTCGATCGGTACCAGAACAGCACCGACAGCGCCCGCAGCGCGGCCAACAAGCGCAAGTTCTTCGTCATGTATCAGGGCGATAAACCGCTCGGCATCGCTGAACGCACGAGCAGACGCAACATCAAGCTGCTGCTGGCCTTCGTAAGCCGGCCCACCTACAGCAAGCGGCTGGACTTCTACGGCATTGGCGATCGAGTGGCAGTGAAGAACCTGCCGATCGAGATGCGCAAGGCCTTCGAGCAGGCGATCCGCACTGCTCGCTAACTACACCAACCAACGCGTCGCGGGTCCTCCTGAGGGGGTACCCCGGCTGCGGGTAATTCGAGGCCCGATGTTTCGCTTCGTATGAGGTTTTTCTGGGGCGAGGTTGTTGTTTCGAAATGACCAAATCCGAACCCAAGAAGCAGCGCGGCTGGCTGAACAAATCCGAGATGGCGGCGAGCCTGGGCATTTCCGTCCAGGCCTTCGACAAATGGGGCGTCGAGCCGGTCGAGCGAATCGGCCGCGAAGCGTTCTACAACTGCCGATCCGTGGTCGCCAATCGCCTCGGCCGCGCCGAGGAGAAGCACCAACCGCCAGGCGACGAGGACCTCGACCCGCTG
The nucleotide sequence above comes from Halopseudomonas xinjiangensis. Encoded proteins:
- a CDS encoding replication protein P, translated to MKSVNALLPANGQLPVMPAQTTAPIRAVDLPPEVKRQTEQLINRMFEEMRTIFTAWKQAWPTQALYLVAKATWTQTMLEEGITDWAQVERALRAWRAEGVEFVPSPGKFFARCWPTPEELGAPGTEAAYWEAQRNSHPSMAGHERWSHRAVFHAANACSRHSLLTLPADVSRLKFEKAYQAVIQRIARGEDLPEPAPLLPADVKRKGDPGKAREALAALRAAVSGVAV
- a CDS encoding tyrosine-type recombinase/integrase produces the protein MVWAFAGWLGGVGGAGSGGLGPVGAVDVLVVQLMACVAVALSDAEIKRQAEGSAAELRDPRHTGLRLRFRQDRAGGSWFLIKAKKWHKLGTWPELPVKTVVGMLPEVRARLAADPGASFGSSQWRTVGELLEWYRERSQRDRGLSAKRRAGIKSMVDCHMLPRLKDVLLADLDRPLLDRKLMWPLQEELSLSYTRQVLRALSSAFKQALRLQLIPSNPLDGVRFVDFVQTKVKPKAARLHAMDVPRLLLTLQDLWDRDRQGALLALMMLCHGTRIGETRQARWRHISLSDRVWIIPAEVTKTRTEHQLPLTAQVCALLERYRDGLGARHRDSAFVFPATPGKCLSEKGASEKFCQMTGGNWSSHDLRKLARTGWAELGVDYLIGEMLLNHQMSAMARTYIQTSADTLKREALERWHEWLDARGFTAVHGLIDGDNADCAFPAEAALQKAAQRNAASAIVEVQTHG
- a CDS encoding antiterminator Q family protein, which codes for MTKCDAENLLQNWGRWVWYQAGVPTYTSPLYALMRDNVAQTSAPTPAITDDEAMLVDSIVARMWRRDAQMGDCVRVYYCTGRSMHSVGILLGLPRLKVRELLVAGRAYVEACLDMAVVAA
- a CDS encoding DUF1064 domain-containing protein, with the translated sequence MVKRWASVPKSASKASAGKVAIQALGRLKQGQMNKTEQAYAAHLELLKACGEVLWYSFEGMKFRLADSTFYTPDFPGMLADGHIEIHEVKGVWTDDARVKIKVAAELFPFPFVAVKKAKTGWAYERFE